From the genome of Vitis riparia cultivar Riparia Gloire de Montpellier isolate 1030 chromosome 2, EGFV_Vit.rip_1.0, whole genome shotgun sequence, one region includes:
- the LOC117906863 gene encoding subtilisin-like protease SBT1.2, giving the protein MENKECRVSLIMEVFFLVALFFMCEISGSVAFQQIAAEKSMLKTYIVHVNDPVGKFSAQSEALESWYQSFLPASTESENQQQRLLYSYRHVISGFAARLTEEEVKAMEKKDGFVSATPEKIYHLHTTRTPGFLGLHNRSGFWKGSNFGEGVIIGILDTGVYPQHPSFSDEGMPLPPAKWTGTCEFNGTACNNKLIGARNFDSLTPKQLPIDVEGHGTHTASTAAGNYVKHANIYGNAKGTAAGIAPRAHVAVYKVCGLLGCGGSDILAAYDAAIEDGVDVLSLSLGGESSPFYDDPVALGAFAAIRKGIFVSCSAGNSGPAHFTVANEAPWILTVAASTLDRSITATAKLGNTEEFDGESLYQPRNFSSKLLPLVYAGANGDQTSAYCAPGSLKNLDVKGKVVVCDRGGDIGRTEKGVEVKNAGGAAMILANSINDSFSTFADPHVLPATHVSYAAGLKIKAYTKSTSNPSATILFKGTNVGVTSAPQITSFSSRGPSIASPGILKPDITGPGVSILAAWPAPLLNVTGSKSTFNMISGTSMSCPHLSGVAALLKSAHPNWSPAAIKSAILTTADTLNLKDEPILDDKHMPADLFAIGAGHVNPSKANDPGLIYDIEPYDYIPYLCGLGYTNAQVEAIVLRKVNCSKESSIPEAELNYPSFSIALGSKDLKFKRVVTNVGKPHSSYAVSINAPEGVDVVVKPTKIHFNKVYQKKSYTVIFRSIGGVDSRNRYAQGFLKWVSATHSAKSPISVTFE; this is encoded by the coding sequence atGGAGAACAAGGAGTGTAGAGTTTCCCTGATCATGGAAGTTTTCTTCCTTGTCGCTCTCTTTTTCATGTGTGAGATCTCCGGTAGCGTCGCTTTTCAGCAGATAGCGGCAGAAAAGAGCATGTTAAAGACTTATATTGTCCACGTAAATGATCCCGTGGGTAAATTTTCTGCACAATCGGAGGCTTTGGAGAGCTGGTACCAGTCCTTTTTGCCGGCCAGCACTGAATCCGAAAATCAACAGCAGCGTTTGCTTTACTCATATCGGCATGTGATTAGTGGGTTTGCAGCGAGATTGACAGAGGAGGAGGTTAAAGCAATGGAAAAGAAGGATGGGTTTGTTTCGGCCACGCCAGAAAAAATTTACCATTTGCATACAACTCGCACCCCTGGTTTCTTGGGATTGCACAATAGGTCGGGGTTCTGGAAAGGATCCAACTTCGGTGAAGGGGTCATTATTGGAATATTGGACACAGGAGTATATCCACAACACCCTTCATTTAGTGACGAAGGAATGCCGCTCCCACCTGCTAAATGGACGGGAACCTGTGAATTCAACGGGACGGCCTGCAACAACAAGCTCATCGGTGCCAGGAATTTTGACAGTCTGACCCCGAAACAGCTACCTATTGATGTAGAGGGCCATGGCACCCACACGGCAAGCACTGCCGCGGGAAATTATGTGAAGCACGCCAATATATATGGGAATGCCAAAGGCACTGCTGCTGGTATTGCACCTCGTGCTCATGTGGCAGTATATAAAGTATGTGGTTTATTGGGCTGCGGCGGAAGTGATATTTTAGCCGCATATGACGCTGCCATTGAAGACGGTGTTGATGTGCTTTCTCTCTCCCTCGGTGGAGAGTCTTCTCCTTTCTACGATGACCCGGTTGCTCTGGGTGCCTTTGCTGCGATTAGGAAGGGAATTTTTGTTAGCTGTTCTGCTGGGAATAGCGGGCCAGCCCATTTTACAGTCGCAAATGAGGCACCATGGATTCTCACCGTAGCTGCAAGCACCCTGGATAGAAGCATAACCGCTACAGCAAAGCTGGGAAACACGGAGGAATTTGATGGGGAATCGCTTTACCAGCCAAGAAATTTTTCTTCCAAACTATTGCCTCTTGTATATGCCGGGGCGAATGGTGACCAAACATCTGCTTATTGTGCGCCGGGATCCTTGAAAAACCTTGATGTCAAAGGAAAGGTGGTTGTTTGTGATAGAGGTGGAGATATAGGCAGAACTGAAAAAGGGGTGGAAGTGAAGAATGCTGGTGGTGCTGCCATGATCCTGGCCAACAGCATTAATGATAGCTTCAGTACATTTGCCGACCCTCACGTTCTTCCTGCAACACATGTGAGTTACGCAGCGGGTTTGAAGATCAAAGCTTACACGAAATCAACATCAAACCCTTCAGCTACAATCCTATTCAAGGGTACAAATGTCGGAGTCACATCTGCTCCTCAAATCACGTCCTTTTCCTCAAGAGGACCCAGCATTGCATCCCCGGGCATTTTGAAACCCGACATTACCGGACCTGGTGTGAGCATTCTAGCAGCATGGCCGGCCCCTCTCTTGAACGTCACTGGCTCAAAAAGCACATTCAACATGATTTCTGGCACATCAATGTCGTGCCCTCATCTTAGCGGTGTCGCAGCTTTGCTCAAAAGCGCCCATCCTAACTGGTCACCTGCTGCCATTAAGTCTGCAATCTTGACTACTGCCGATACACTAAATTTGAAAGACGAGCCCATTTTAGATGATAAACATATGCCTGCCGACCTTTTTGCAATCGGTGCTGGTCATGTCAACCCATCAAAAGCAAATGATCCCGGACTCATTTACGACATCGAACCTTATGATTACATACCCTACTTGTGCGGTTTGGGTTACACTAATGCTCAGGTAGAAGCTATTGTATTGCGCAAGGTGAACTGCTCTAAGGAATCAAGTATACCCGAGGCAGAGCTAAATTATCCTTCATTTTCAATTGCTTTGGGCTCCAAGGATTTGAAATTTAAGAGGGTTGTCACGAATGTAGGCAAGCCTCACTCGTCTTACGCTGTGAGTATCAATGCACCAGAAGGAGTCGATGTGGTGGTTAAGCCTACTAAGATTCATTTCAACAAAGTGTACCAGAAGAAATCGTACACAGTCATCTTTAGGAGTATAGGCGGCGTTGATTCTAGGAACCGATATGCGCAAGGATTTCTCAAATGGGTCTCTGCCACACACTCTGCCAAAAGTCCAATATCTGTTACGTTTGAATGA
- the LOC117905975 gene encoding subtilisin-like protease SBT1.7, giving the protein MSGFSPATADKTQFKTYVINVKHPNNEEVAEAQNLESWYKSFMPTSMTSDSDQQPRIVHSYQHVMTGFAARLTEDEVNAMKEKDGFVSARPEKIFHLHTTHTPGFLGLHKGSGIWKGSNLGKGVIIGVLDTGVLPDHVSFSDAGMPPPPAKWKGKCEFKGTSCNNKLIGARNFDSESTGTPPSDEEGHGTHTASTAAGNFVKHASVFGNAKGTAVGMAPHAHLAIYKVCSESGCAGSDILAAIDAAIEDGVDVLSLSLGGQSFPFHEDPIALGAFAATRKGIFVSCSAGNEGPANSTLSNEAPWILTVAASTMDRSIKAMVKLGNGKNFDGESLFQPRDFPSEQLPLVYAGAGSNASSAFCGEGSLKDLAVKGKVVVCDRGGGISRIDKGKEVKNAGGAAMILTNGKPDGFSTLADPHSLPAAHVGYSAGLSIKAYINSSNKPTATLLFKGTIIGKSAAPEITSFSSRGPSLASPGILKPDITGPGVSVLAAWPSSVDNRTDSKVAFNMISGTSMSCPHLSGIAALLKSSHPEWSPAAIKSAIMTTADVLNLKGDPILDETHEPADVFAVGAGHVNPSRANDPGLIYDIQPNDYIPYLCGLGYNDTQVRAIIRHKVQCSKESSIPEAQLNYPSFSVAMGSSALKLQRTVTNVGKAKASYIVKISAPQGVDVSVKPRKLDFTQTNQKKTYTVTFERKDDGKSGSKPFAQGFLEWVSAKHSVRSPISVKFE; this is encoded by the coding sequence ATGTCCGGATTCTCTCCTGCAACAGCGGATAAAACGCAGTTCAAAACCTATGTTATCAATGTCAAGCACCCAAATAATGAAGAAGTTGCAGAAGCACAAAATCTAGAAAGCTGGTACAAGTCTTTTATGCCGACTAGCATGACCTCAGACTCAGACCAGCAACCTCGCATTGTTCATTCATATCAGCATGTGATGACTGGGTTCGCAGCCAGACTAACCGAAGATGAAGTGAATGCCATGAAAGAGAAGGATGGGTTTGTTTCAGCCAGGCCGGAAAAGATATTTCACTTGCATACAACTCATACTCCTGGTTTTTTGGGTTTGCATAAGGGGTCAGGGATCTGGAAAGGATCCAACCTTGGAAAGGGTGTCATTATCGGAGTATTGGACACAGGAGTATTACCAGACCATGTTTCATTTAGCGATGCGGGAATGCCACCTCCACCTGCGAAATGGAAAGGGAAGTGTGAATTCAAAGGGACGTCCTGCAATAACAAGCTCATAGGTGCTAGAAATTTTGACAGCGAGAGTACAGGGACGCCACCTTCTGATGAGGAGGGCCATGGAACCCACACGGCAAGCACTGCTGCTGGAAATTTTGTGAAACACGCCAGCGTATTTGGTAACGCCAAGGGCACCGCTGTTGGCATGGCACCTCATGCTCACTTGGCAATTTATAAGGTCTGTTCAGAAAGTGGTTGTGCTGGAAGTGACATATTAGCTGCGATTGACGCGGCCATTGAGGATGGCGTCGACGTGCTCTCCCTCTCCCTTGGTGGACAATCTTTTCCTTTCCATGAAGACCCAATTGCCCTTGGTGCCTTTGCTGCAACTCGAAAGGGAATTTTTGTTAGCTGTTCTGCTGGGAATGAGGGTCCAGCCAATTCTACATTATCAAATGAGGCCCCATGGATTCTTACCGTGGCTGCAAGCACTATGGATAGAAGCATAAAGGCTATGGTTAAGCTTGGAAACGGGAAAAATTTTGATGGGGAATCACTGTTCCAGCCAAGAGATTTTCCTTCAGAACAATTGCCTCTTGTATATGCAGGTGCCGGAAGTAACGCATCATCTGCGTTTTGCGGGGAAGGATCACTGAAAGACCTTGCTGTTAAAGGAAAGGTAGTTGTTTGTGACAGAGGTGGGGGCATTTCCAGAATTGACAAAGGGAAAGAAGTGAAGAATGCCGGTGGAGCAGCCATGATTCTTACAAATGGCAAGCCTGACGGGTTCAGTACATTGGCCGACCCTCACAGTCTTCCTGCAGCACATGTGGGTTACTCGGCGGGTTTAAGTATCAAAGCTTACATAAATTCATCAAACAAACCTACAGCTACTCTCCTATTCAAAGGAACGATAATTGGAAAGTCCGCAGCCCCTGAAATCACTTCCTTCTCGTCCAGAGGACCTAGCTTGGCAAGCCCTGGTATTTTGAAGCCTGACATAACCGGCCCTGGTGTGAGCGTTCTAGCAGCCTGGCCCAGCTCTGTAGACAACAGGACTGACTCAAAAGTGGCATTTAACATGATTTCTGGCACATCAATGTCGTGCCCCCATCTTAGCGGCATTGCAGCTTTGTTGAAAAGCTCTCATCCTGAATGGTCACCTGCTGCCATTAAGTCTGCAATCATGACTACTGCAGATGTATTGAATCTTAAAGGCGACCCCATTTTAGATGAAACACATGAGCCTGCCGATGTCTTTGCCGTGGGTGCCGGGCATGTCAACCCTTCAAGAGCAAATGATCCTGGACTCATTTACGACATCCAGCCAAATGATTACATACCCTACCTATGTGGCTTGGGTTACAATGACACTCAAGTAAGAGCTATTATCCGACACAAAGTGCAGTGCTCCAAGGAGTCAAGCATACCCGAGGCACAGCTAAATTATCCTTCATTTTCTGTTGCAATGGGGTCTAGTGCTTTGAAACTTCAGAGGACGGTTACAAATGTGGGCAAGGCTAAAGCATCTTACATCGTCAAGATTTCTGCACCTCAGGGAGTGGATGTGAGTGTCAAGCCTCGTAAGCTCGACTTCACCCAAACTAACCAGAAGAAGACGTATACAGTGACCTTTGAGAGAAAAGATGATGGGAAGAGCGGCAGCAAGCCATTTGCTCAAGGGTTTCTGGAATGGGTCTCTGCAAAACACTCAGTCCGAAGCCCAATTTCTGTGAAGTTTGAATGA
- the LOC117933622 gene encoding subtilisin-like protease SBT1.7 → MEEKDGFVSARPQRIVPLHTTHSPGFLGLHQELGFWKGSNYGKGVIIGVLDTGLFPDHPSFSDEGLPPPPAKWKGKCDFNWTSCNNKIIGARNFDSGAEAVPPIDEEGHGTHTASTAAGNFVPNADALGNANGTAVGMAPLAHLAIYKVCSEFGCADTDILAALDTAIEDGVDVLSLSLGGGSAPFFADSIALGAFSAIQKGIFVSCSAGNSGPLNGSLSNEAPWILTVGASTIDRKIMATATLGNGEEFDGESLFQPSDFPSTLLPLVYAGANGNASSAICAPESLKDVDVAGKVVVCDRGGGIGRIAKGQEVKDAGGAAMILTNDELNGFSTLVDAHVLPATHVSYAAGLKIKSYIKSESAPTATIVFKGTIIGVPTAPEVTSFSSRGPSLESPGILKPDIIGPGVSILAAWPFPLENDTTSKPTFNVISGTSMSCPHLSGIAALIKSAHPDWSPAAIKSAIITTADLHNLENKPIIDETLQPADLFATGAGHVNPSAANDPGLIYDLEPDDYIPYLCGLGYTDEEVGLIVNRTLKCSEESSIPEAQLNYPSFSIALGPSSRTYSRTVTNVGAANSSYSVQILAPSGVEVSVNPDKLEFTEVNQKMTYMVSFSRTSAGGEGGKPFAQGFLKWVSDSHSVRSPISVMFE, encoded by the coding sequence ATGGAAGAGAAGGATGGGTTTGTTTCAGCTCGACCGCAAAGAATAGTGCCCTTGCATACAACTCATAGCCCTGGTTTCTTGGGGTTGCACCAAGAGTTAGGTTTCTGGAAAGGATCAAACTACGGCAAGGGGGTTATTATTGGAGTTCTGGACACAGGACTATTCCCTGACCATCCTTCATTTAGCGATGAAGGACTACCACCTCCACCAGCTAAATGGAAAGGAAAGTGTGACTTCAATTGGACGTCCTGCAATAACAAAATCATCGGAGCAAGAAATTTTGATAGCGGAGCAGAGGCTGTTCCACCCATTGATGAAGAAGGCCACGGCACCCACACCGCAAGCACAGCTGCAGGGAATTTTGTGCCAAACGCGGATGCGCTCGGGAATGCCAATGGCACGGCTGTTGGCATGGCACCGCTTGCTCACTTGGCAATTTATAAAGTATGTTCCGAATTTGGTTGCGCGGACACTGACATATTAGCAGCACTTGACACTGCCATAGAGGATGGTGTTGATGTACTTTCCCTCTCCCTGGGTGGAGGCTCTGCTCCTTTTTTCGCAGATTCAATTGCACTAGGTGCTTTTTCTGCTATTCAAAAAGGGATCTTTGTAAGCTGTTCAGCTGGTAATTCAGGCCCACTCAATGGATCTTTATCAAACGAGGCACCCTGGATACTTACCGTCGGTGCAAGCACCATAGACAGAAAGATAATGGCTACAGCGACGCTTGGAAATGGGGAAGAATTTGATGGCGAATCGCTTTTCCAGCCAAGTGATTTCCCTTCAACATTACTACCTCTCGTGTACGCGGGCGCAAATGGTAATGCCTCGTCCGCCATATGCGCTCCAGAATCATTGAAAGATGTAGATGTGGCAGGAAAGGTAGTGGTGTGTGATAGAGGTGGGGGCATAGGACGAATTGCCAAAGGGCAAGAAGTGAAGGATGCTGGTGGTGCTGCCATGATTCTTACCAATGACGAACTCAATGGATTCAGCACCTTAGTCGACGCCCATGTTCTTCCTGCAACACATGTGAGTTATGCAGCGGGTTTGAAGATTAAATCTTACATAAAATCAGAATCAGCACCTACCGCTACAATCGTTTTCAAAGGAACCATCATCGGAGTCCCTACCGCTCCCGAAGTTACTTCATTTTCTTCGAGAGGACCAAGCTTGGAAAGCCCTGGTATCTTGAAACCAGACATTATAGGCCCTGGTGTGAGCATTCTAGCAGCATGGCCCTTCCCTCTGGAGAACGATACAACCTCTAAACCGACATTTAACGTGATCTCAGGCACATCAATGTCGTGCCCCCATCTCAGCGGCATTGCGGCTTTGATCAAAAGTGCCCATCCTGACTGGTCTCCTGCTGCCATTAAGTCTGCAATCATCACTACTGCCGATCTTCACAACCTTGAAAATAAGCCCATCATTGACGAAACACTTCAACCCGCTGACTTGTTTGCCACCGGTGCCGGCCATGTGAACCCATCAGCAGCAAATGATCCAGGCCTCATTTACGACCTGGAACCAGATGACTACATACCCTACTTGTGTGGTTTGGGCTACACTGATGAGGAGGTAGGGTTGATTGTGAACCGAACGCTGAAGTGCTCTGAAGAATCATCCATACCTGAGGCACAATTAAATTATCCTTCATTTTCCATTGCATTGGGGCCTAGTTCTCGGACGTACTCAAGGACGGTCACAAACGTGGGTGCGGCCAATTCATCTTACAGTGTTCAGATTTTGGCACCATCTGGAGTTGAAGTGAGTGTGAACCCTGATAAACTCGAGTTCACGGAGGTGAACCAGAAGATGACATATATGGTGAGCTTTAGCAGGACAAGCGCGGGGGGTGAGGGTGGCAAGCCATTTGCGCAAGGATTTCTGAAATGGGTGTCCGATAGTCATTCTGTCAGAAGCCCAATATCTGTTATGTTTGAATGA